Proteins co-encoded in one Cupriavidus nantongensis genomic window:
- a CDS encoding TIGR02391 family protein: protein MPLLRQLIPEADALLALEIPDLAGYMLETLLPVTNDNRGNWNRHNFCLNAMREYSDNGQQRNDIGIACSTAWSWLEANGLICHAPEQEHWYVPTRRAEQIGNYRGIRQMISQRELPPEFLHPSMLENVRPLFLQGKFDTAVFEAFKALEVAIRSACGFGADQIGVQLASKAFHPESGPLTDQDQEKGERVALMNLMTGALGSYKNPVSHRHVQLGAEEAREMVMLASHLRKIVDARAGKLFETTFAAIEDQPS from the coding sequence ATGCCCTTACTGAGACAGCTCATCCCAGAAGCTGACGCACTTCTGGCCTTGGAGATTCCCGATCTTGCTGGATACATGCTCGAGACGTTGCTGCCGGTGACAAATGACAATCGAGGCAACTGGAATCGGCACAACTTCTGCTTAAACGCGATGCGCGAATATAGCGACAACGGCCAGCAGCGCAACGACATTGGCATAGCCTGCTCGACTGCCTGGTCGTGGCTGGAGGCCAATGGACTGATTTGTCACGCCCCCGAACAAGAACACTGGTACGTACCGACGCGACGCGCAGAACAAATCGGGAATTACCGCGGCATCCGTCAGATGATCAGCCAACGCGAACTGCCGCCCGAATTTCTGCACCCATCGATGCTGGAAAATGTTCGACCGCTTTTCCTGCAAGGCAAGTTCGATACCGCGGTCTTCGAAGCGTTCAAGGCGTTAGAAGTTGCGATCCGTTCGGCCTGCGGTTTCGGTGCAGACCAGATTGGCGTCCAACTGGCAAGCAAGGCCTTCCACCCGGAGAGCGGGCCGCTGACTGATCAAGACCAAGAGAAGGGGGAAAGGGTCGCCCTTATGAATTTGATGACGGGCGCATTGGGAAGCTATAAAAATCCGGTCTCACATCGACATGTTCAACTCGGCGCCGAAGAAGCGCGCGAGATGGTCATGCTGGCGTCGCATTTGCGCAAGATCGTGGATGCACGGGCGGGCAAGCTGTTCGAAACGACGTTCGCAGCGATAGAAGATCAGCCCTCCTAG
- a CDS encoding tyrosine-type recombinase/integrase, which produces MPKRILPLTDADCRQTKYDKEGSNRLRDGGGLYLELLPSGAKKWRMKYKRPGTKQENLLSFGDYLPNSRGVSLAEAREKRAEAKKLLASGIDPALHRDMEREKAKVAALNTFEAVAEDWLSTKRKGWSASHDKRVTAILKNDIYPQIGKRPFSEISGPLILAVLRKIEQRGAHHIALKALEACGGICRRASAIGAADRDPSVGLREHLAPKPPTKNYPRVTEAELPHLLELVSGYKGAPETRLAIKLMILTFLRTNEFRWGRWDEIDWEAQEWHVPAARMKGSLEQKASDDTHVVPLCTQAIAILKELRELTGRYALLFPGTKDPGKVPISAETINKALKSLGFEGKQTGHGFRGLASTILNERSGFDHRAIELQLSHAIGNKVSRAYDHSERLEERHRLMQWWGNYIDQKSGANVVPIQRSA; this is translated from the coding sequence ATGCCGAAGCGAATCCTTCCCCTGACCGATGCGGACTGCAGGCAAACCAAGTACGACAAGGAGGGCAGCAACCGTCTTCGTGATGGCGGCGGCCTATATCTGGAACTCCTCCCTTCTGGCGCCAAGAAATGGCGCATGAAGTACAAGCGCCCCGGCACAAAGCAGGAGAACCTGCTGTCCTTCGGCGATTACCTCCCGAACTCCCGCGGCGTCAGCCTGGCTGAAGCCCGAGAAAAGCGGGCCGAAGCCAAGAAACTGCTTGCCAGCGGGATCGATCCGGCCCTGCACCGCGACATGGAGCGGGAGAAAGCCAAAGTCGCTGCCCTCAACACCTTCGAAGCCGTCGCCGAGGACTGGCTCAGCACCAAGCGCAAAGGCTGGAGCGCCAGCCACGACAAGCGCGTGACAGCCATCCTCAAGAACGACATCTACCCACAGATCGGGAAACGGCCGTTCTCAGAGATCAGCGGCCCCCTCATCCTGGCCGTGCTGCGCAAGATCGAGCAACGAGGGGCGCACCACATTGCCCTCAAGGCACTGGAGGCCTGCGGGGGTATTTGCCGGCGCGCGAGTGCAATCGGCGCGGCCGACCGCGACCCGAGCGTCGGGCTACGCGAACACCTGGCCCCCAAACCCCCGACGAAGAACTATCCGCGCGTCACGGAAGCCGAACTCCCTCACCTCTTGGAGTTAGTCAGCGGCTACAAGGGAGCGCCGGAAACGCGCCTGGCCATCAAACTGATGATCCTGACGTTTCTTCGCACCAATGAATTTCGCTGGGGCCGCTGGGATGAGATCGACTGGGAAGCGCAGGAATGGCACGTCCCCGCGGCGAGGATGAAAGGCAGCCTTGAGCAGAAGGCATCGGACGACACCCATGTAGTACCGCTGTGCACCCAGGCCATTGCCATCCTGAAGGAATTGCGCGAGCTGACCGGCCGCTATGCCCTGCTCTTCCCCGGCACCAAAGACCCCGGGAAGGTGCCCATCTCAGCGGAGACCATCAACAAAGCGCTGAAGAGCCTGGGCTTCGAAGGCAAGCAGACTGGCCACGGCTTCCGCGGACTGGCGTCCACCATCCTGAACGAGCGCAGCGGGTTTGATCACCGGGCAATCGAGTTGCAGCTAAGCCATGCGATCGGCAACAAAGTCAGCCGCGCCTACGACCACTCCGAGCGGTTGGAAGAGCGCCATCGGCTTATGCAGTGGTGGGGAAACTATATCGACCAAAAGAGCGGCGCGAATGTGGTGCCTATTCAGCGATCAGCATAA
- a CDS encoding ogr/Delta-like zinc finger family protein, with the protein MRLSIKCPHCRARAAFVKSREMSLTMREVTYRCTNEYCGHVYVANLEVCRTLSPSSIPDPQVHIPLSRHVRRDRLHAVLEGAAAAPDNDAAAGRQLAQLDIEFDSPIGGTSETIDQD; encoded by the coding sequence ATGAGGCTCTCCATCAAATGCCCGCATTGCCGTGCGCGCGCTGCATTCGTGAAGAGCCGCGAGATGTCCCTGACCATGCGCGAGGTTACCTATCGATGCACGAACGAGTACTGCGGCCATGTGTATGTGGCCAATCTAGAAGTCTGCCGCACGTTGTCGCCTTCCTCGATCCCGGATCCGCAGGTGCACATCCCCTTATCGCGCCACGTGCGCCGCGATCGCCTGCACGCCGTCCTCGAGGGGGCAGCTGCTGCTCCCGACAACGATGCAGCGGCGGGCAGGCAGCTGGCGCAGCTTGATATCGAATTTGATTCCCCTATCGGAGGCACCTCCGAAACGATCGACCAAGACTGA
- a CDS encoding helix-turn-helix transcriptional regulator encodes MKDLHSKNPGQRAREIPSFGFIRLPQVLAVFPVSRTTWLNGVKSGKFPKPVRLGPATVAWRVEDIRALIDSVSQAGGQSGGSSGGTDRT; translated from the coding sequence ATGAAGGATCTGCACAGCAAGAATCCCGGCCAGCGCGCACGCGAGATCCCATCGTTTGGCTTCATCAGGCTTCCCCAAGTCCTAGCAGTCTTTCCGGTCTCGAGGACCACCTGGCTGAACGGTGTCAAGTCGGGGAAATTCCCCAAGCCGGTACGTTTGGGACCGGCTACAGTCGCGTGGCGAGTCGAGGACATTCGTGCCCTGATCGATTCCGTCTCGCAGGCCGGCGGGCAAAGTGGGGGCTCTTCTGGGGGCACCGACCGCACGTGA
- a CDS encoding toprim domain-containing protein produces the protein MTPDLHQDVTSRLLAEFSFKEKTSGGSRWLREGVCPSCQKKELYTNADHPWVIRCGRLNNCGFEAHVKDLYKDLFERWSDRYVAAPSNPNAAADAYLQHARGFDLDRIRGWYSQETFFDHHADGGKGAASATVRFPFGVAWWERLIDQPKRFGKMKARFKPGSGYAGMWWQPPSLDVTTVKEIWITEGIFNAIALIHHDIAAVSAMSSNNYPEQALDALLAARGGKRCKLVWALDSDNAGRSFTRKWAARAKEAGWEYEAAQVPVRGNVALDWNDMHQRDAFKPDDLKEYRYQGALLLAESANEKGLLIYRHSGGKRLEFDFEFGKNLYWFKLDLDRYNRAYAEIERNDETHSLTADELRDQALDKASTIRSIANCVPRPLYFQENKLTDESWYYFRVEFPHDASPVKNTFSSGQLTAASEFKKRLLGIAPGAMFSGTSQMLERMMERQLYNIKRVETVDFIGYSRDHGCYVLGDFAVKDGAIFNINKEDYFDVGNLAVKSLNQSVHLTINRDESAYRRDWVNLLWLCFGAKGLAALTFWLGTLFAEQIRATQKSYPFLEVVGEGGSGKSTLIEFLWKLFGRSDYEGFDPSKSSLAARARNFAQVSGLPVVLIESDRERIGEDKTHVKSFDWDELKTAYNGRSVRARGVATGGNETYEPPFRGAIVISQNNEVNASNPILQRIVHLTFDKSTHTRESYAAARELESVPTEQVSGFVLQAARREKAILATVEARIAHHEQFLLAQPQVKSTRIAKNHAQLLALGEALRDLVGLSVEQSEALEEQIVTMAFERQEAINSDHPIVTEFWEAFEYLDGQDQPVLNHSRDENLIAVNLNHFIQVATDRRQQVPLLRDLKRVLKASRRHKFLEIKPVNSAIRGIELTKGSTVKCWVFQRGK, from the coding sequence ATGACGCCCGACCTGCACCAGGACGTTACATCGCGTCTGCTCGCCGAGTTCTCATTCAAAGAGAAAACATCAGGCGGTAGCCGATGGCTGCGTGAAGGCGTTTGCCCTTCTTGCCAAAAGAAGGAGCTGTACACGAATGCAGATCATCCCTGGGTGATCCGGTGCGGCCGGCTCAACAATTGCGGCTTCGAAGCGCACGTCAAGGATCTATACAAGGATCTCTTTGAGCGCTGGAGCGACCGCTATGTCGCCGCGCCGTCGAACCCAAACGCTGCAGCCGATGCCTATCTGCAGCACGCGCGCGGTTTCGATCTCGACCGGATCCGCGGCTGGTACTCCCAAGAGACCTTCTTCGACCACCATGCCGATGGTGGCAAGGGCGCTGCAAGCGCAACGGTGCGCTTCCCCTTTGGTGTCGCGTGGTGGGAGCGCTTGATCGATCAGCCGAAGCGCTTCGGCAAGATGAAGGCTCGCTTCAAGCCTGGCAGCGGCTATGCCGGCATGTGGTGGCAGCCGCCCTCCCTGGACGTGACGACAGTGAAGGAGATCTGGATCACCGAGGGGATCTTCAACGCGATCGCGCTGATACATCACGACATCGCCGCCGTGTCGGCCATGTCGAGCAACAACTACCCCGAGCAGGCGCTGGACGCCCTGCTCGCCGCGCGCGGCGGCAAGCGCTGCAAACTGGTGTGGGCGCTCGACTCCGACAACGCCGGCCGCAGTTTCACGCGAAAATGGGCCGCGCGCGCTAAAGAAGCCGGCTGGGAGTACGAGGCGGCGCAGGTGCCGGTACGCGGCAACGTCGCGCTCGACTGGAACGACATGCATCAGCGCGATGCCTTCAAGCCTGACGACTTGAAGGAATACCGCTACCAGGGTGCCCTGCTGCTCGCGGAGAGCGCCAACGAGAAGGGCTTGCTCATCTACCGCCACAGCGGCGGCAAGCGGCTGGAATTCGACTTCGAGTTCGGCAAGAACCTGTACTGGTTCAAGCTGGATCTGGACCGTTACAACCGCGCCTATGCGGAGATCGAGCGCAACGACGAGACACACAGCCTGACCGCCGACGAGCTGCGCGACCAGGCACTGGACAAGGCGAGCACGATCCGTTCGATCGCCAACTGCGTGCCGCGCCCGCTCTATTTCCAGGAGAACAAGCTCACCGACGAGAGCTGGTACTACTTCCGCGTCGAGTTTCCGCACGATGCGTCGCCGGTCAAGAACACTTTCTCCAGCGGCCAGCTGACCGCAGCCAGCGAGTTCAAGAAGCGTCTGCTCGGCATCGCCCCAGGTGCAATGTTCTCCGGCACCAGCCAGATGCTGGAACGGATGATGGAGCGTCAGCTCTACAACATCAAGCGCGTGGAGACGGTCGATTTCATCGGCTACAGCCGCGACCATGGCTGCTATGTCCTCGGCGACTTCGCGGTAAAGGACGGCGCGATCTTCAACATCAACAAAGAGGACTACTTCGATGTCGGGAATCTCGCAGTTAAATCCCTCAACCAGTCCGTCCACCTGACGATCAACCGCGACGAATCGGCCTACCGGCGCGACTGGGTGAACCTGCTCTGGCTGTGCTTTGGCGCCAAGGGCTTGGCCGCGCTGACCTTCTGGCTCGGGACGCTGTTCGCCGAGCAGATCCGCGCGACACAGAAATCGTATCCGTTCCTCGAGGTGGTCGGCGAAGGCGGCTCGGGTAAATCGACCTTGATCGAGTTCCTCTGGAAGCTGTTCGGCCGCAGTGACTACGAAGGTTTCGACCCATCGAAGTCTTCCCTGGCGGCTCGGGCGCGGAACTTCGCTCAGGTTTCCGGCCTGCCGGTCGTACTGATCGAGTCCGACCGCGAACGCATCGGCGAGGACAAGACACACGTTAAGTCTTTCGATTGGGATGAGCTCAAGACCGCCTACAACGGCCGCAGCGTGCGCGCGCGCGGCGTGGCCACGGGTGGCAACGAGACCTACGAGCCCCCCTTTCGTGGCGCGATCGTCATCAGCCAGAACAACGAGGTCAACGCGTCAAATCCAATTCTGCAGCGGATTGTCCATCTCACTTTCGACAAATCGACGCATACGCGCGAAAGCTACGCCGCTGCGCGCGAGCTGGAGAGCGTTCCGACCGAACAGGTCTCAGGATTCGTCCTGCAGGCCGCCCGGCGAGAGAAGGCCATCCTGGCGACCGTGGAGGCGCGTATCGCGCACCACGAGCAGTTCCTGTTGGCCCAGCCCCAGGTGAAGTCGACACGGATCGCGAAGAACCACGCGCAGTTGCTGGCGCTGGGCGAGGCGCTGCGCGACCTGGTGGGCCTATCCGTTGAGCAATCCGAAGCCCTCGAAGAGCAGATCGTCACGATGGCTTTTGAGCGCCAGGAGGCGATCAACAGCGATCACCCGATCGTCACCGAGTTCTGGGAAGCCTTCGAATACTTGGACGGTCAGGACCAGCCCGTGCTGAACCATTCCCGCGACGAGAACCTGATCGCGGTCAACCTCAATCACTTCATCCAGGTCGCCACCGACCGCCGGCAGCAGGTACCCCTGCTGCGCGACCTCAAGCGCGTGCTCAAAGCCAGCCGCCGGCACAAATTCCTCGAGATCAAACCAGTCAACAGCGCCATTCGCGGCATCGAGCTGACGAAGGGCTCCACGGTCAAGTGCTGGGTCTTCCAGCGCGGCAAATAA
- a CDS encoding helix-turn-helix transcriptional regulator, translated as MPKLNTIYTSSGPILTTKQRPARRAAAAAHGRQTQEAVSERQQVPALEGTQPQTLPRDGYSRFKQLQPFLPVSREKWRQLTRDGRAPAPVRLGARCTVWKNSDVHQWLADPLNYKAVD; from the coding sequence ATGCCGAAGCTGAACACGATCTACACCTCCTCTGGCCCCATCCTCACCACGAAGCAGAGGCCGGCGCGGCGCGCTGCCGCCGCAGCGCATGGCCGTCAAACCCAAGAAGCGGTATCAGAGCGCCAGCAGGTGCCGGCACTTGAAGGCACTCAGCCCCAGACCTTGCCACGCGATGGCTACTCCCGTTTCAAACAGCTTCAGCCCTTCCTGCCGGTCAGCCGCGAAAAGTGGCGGCAGTTGACGCGCGATGGCCGGGCGCCTGCACCGGTCCGTCTGGGCGCTCGATGCACGGTCTGGAAGAACAGCGACGTGCATCAGTGGCTTGCTGACCCGCTGAACTACAAGGCAGTGGACTAG